In Paramormyrops kingsleyae isolate MSU_618 chromosome 5, PKINGS_0.4, whole genome shotgun sequence, one DNA window encodes the following:
- the LOC111845219 gene encoding heme-binding protein 1-like, which yields MFGIIKNSIFGGTEETKYDVLSNETKEEGTYEIRRYKAARYATLTSEGKPFDQSTGECMKQMLLYVGGNNDKGEGMGMTAPVCITVSPKDDGTLQDRVVVGLRLPERYQENPPTPTDSSIQFEDRAALTVYVTRFGGYAHEKEYCTEAARLTQMLGEGTTFQKDKYFCCGYDPPVKPYGRRNEVWFIKEEH from the exons ATGTTCGGAATAATCAAAAACTCCATTTTCGGAGGAACCGAGGAAACCAAATACGATGTTCTCAGTAACGAGACCAAG GAAGAGGGCACCTATGAGATCCGGAGGTACAAAGCCGCTCGTTACGCCACCTTGACCAGCGAGGGCAAGCCCTTCGACCAGTCTACAGGGGAGTGCATGAAGCAGATGCTTCTGTATGTTGGGGGTAACAATGACAAAG GAGAAGGAATGGGAATGACTGCACCTGTTTGCATAACGGTCTCTCCCAAAGACGACGGCACACTGCAGGATCGCGTTGTCGTTGGGCTACGCCTTCCCGAACGTTACCAGGAGAATCCTCCTACCCCAACTGACAGTAGCATCCAGTTCGAAGATCGAGCGGCCTTGACTGTATACGTGAC GAGGTTTGGAGGGTACGCACATGAGAAAGAGTACTGCACAGAGGCTGCCCGCTTGACCCAAATGCTCGGTGAGGGCACcaccttccagaaggacaagtacTTCTGCTGCGGTTACGACCCCCCGGTGAAACCCTATGGCAGACGTAACGAGGTGTGGTTCATAAAGGAGGAGCACTGA